From a region of the Actinopolymorpha singaporensis genome:
- a CDS encoding aldo/keto reductase, with protein sequence MEYTTLGGTGAKVSRIGFGGATLGLTNYLGRFDPDDAGDRAAMFAAIEVALEGGINYYDTAPGYGAGASERVLGQALRGVESSGGCPLFVATKVPYGVDVRTSLEASLERLGRPHVDLLQIHGDSFTTEQTDAILAPGGVAERLHSVKAEGLTRHVGFTTEDNNDSVYRLIRSGRFDTVQVCYNLLFQHPYDPTRPFGSLLEARSHGLGTLTMRTTTSGTFQRWLAMVNPADTFDYSSALVQFVLSNPHVDVALVGMRDPDVVRANLAVADDLAGRIDLAALHERYV encoded by the coding sequence ATGGAGTACACCACTCTCGGCGGGACCGGAGCGAAGGTCAGCCGGATCGGCTTCGGCGGGGCGACTCTCGGCCTGACGAACTACCTCGGGCGGTTCGACCCCGACGACGCGGGCGACCGGGCGGCGATGTTCGCGGCGATCGAGGTGGCGCTGGAGGGCGGCATCAACTACTACGACACCGCGCCGGGCTACGGCGCCGGAGCGAGCGAACGGGTGCTCGGCCAGGCTCTGCGCGGAGTCGAGTCCAGCGGCGGGTGCCCGTTGTTCGTGGCCACCAAGGTGCCGTACGGCGTGGACGTGCGTACGTCGCTGGAGGCCAGCCTGGAACGCCTCGGCCGGCCCCACGTCGACCTGCTGCAGATCCACGGCGACTCGTTCACCACCGAGCAGACCGACGCCATCCTCGCGCCCGGCGGCGTAGCCGAACGGTTACATTCCGTCAAGGCTGAGGGCTTGACCAGGCATGTCGGCTTCACCACCGAGGACAACAACGACTCGGTCTACCGGCTGATCCGCAGCGGTCGGTTCGACACCGTGCAGGTTTGTTACAACCTCCTCTTCCAGCACCCGTACGACCCCACCCGGCCGTTCGGCAGCCTGCTCGAGGCCCGCAGCCACGGGCTCGGCACGCTGACGATGCGCACCACCACGTCGGGGACGTTCCAGCGCTGGCTGGCGATGGTGAACCCGGCCGACACCTTCGACTACTCGAGCGCGCTGGTGCAGTTCGTGCTGTCGAACCCGCACGTCGACGTGGCGTTGGTCGGAATGCGGGACCCGGACGTCGTACGCGCCAACCTCGCCGTCGCCGACGACCTCGCGGGCCGGATCGACCTGGCCGCGCTGCACGAGCGGTACGTGTGA
- a CDS encoding ECF transporter S component — protein MSASTSFAPVRLRSRSTLVLLLASAVGLVGFGWPFLVVTPAGTGASHGQDAGYLFVALLPLLLGLVWAELGSGGMDVKAVAMLGVLAAAGAGLQTLSPGTGGFDPAFFLLVMAGRVFGPGFGFALGVVTMLATSLLTGGAGPWLPFQMIGLAWVGLLAGCLPAASGWAERGLLAVYAGLSGFGYGALLNLWFWPAAAYLPDGAAYVPGASLGTNLHHYAVFYATTSLGWDTARALLGGVLVLVAGRPVLATLRRAGRRAAFTAGRDSEPDRADRG, from the coding sequence ATGTCAGCCAGCACCTCCTTCGCCCCGGTCCGGCTGCGGTCCAGGAGCACCCTGGTCCTGCTGCTGGCCTCAGCGGTCGGCCTGGTCGGCTTCGGCTGGCCGTTCCTGGTGGTGACGCCCGCAGGAACCGGCGCGAGCCACGGGCAGGACGCTGGCTACCTGTTCGTGGCTCTGCTGCCGTTGCTGCTCGGCCTGGTCTGGGCCGAACTCGGCAGCGGAGGCATGGACGTCAAGGCGGTGGCGATGCTCGGTGTGCTCGCCGCCGCGGGCGCCGGGCTGCAGACCCTCAGCCCGGGCACCGGCGGGTTCGACCCGGCGTTCTTCCTGCTGGTCATGGCCGGGCGGGTGTTCGGTCCGGGGTTCGGCTTCGCGCTCGGCGTGGTGACCATGCTCGCCACCTCCCTGCTCACCGGCGGGGCGGGCCCCTGGCTGCCGTTCCAGATGATCGGGCTGGCCTGGGTGGGCCTGCTCGCCGGCTGCCTGCCCGCTGCCTCCGGCTGGGCCGAGCGTGGGCTGCTCGCGGTGTACGCCGGGCTGAGCGGCTTCGGCTACGGCGCGCTGCTCAACCTGTGGTTCTGGCCGGCCGCGGCGTACCTACCGGACGGGGCGGCGTACGTCCCGGGCGCATCGCTCGGCACCAACCTGCACCACTACGCCGTCTTCTACGCCACCACCTCCCTCGGCTGGGACACCGCGCGGGCGCTGCTGGGCGGAGTGCTCGTCCTGGTCGCCGGGCGGCCGGTGCTGGCGACCCTGCGCCGGGCCGGCCGGCGGGCCGCCTTCACCGCGGGCCGGGACAGCGAACCGGACCGAGCTGACCGGGGCTGA
- a CDS encoding ABC transporter ATP-binding protein, whose amino-acid sequence MSTQVKPASPPKRGLGPDRRHGPMMGGGMSTEKAMNFRGSSRRLLAMMRPERPVVLTVLVLGAISVGLSVLGPKILGHATNLIFAGVVGRQLPSGITKEQAIEGLRARGQGDIADLLRTVDVVPGQGIDFHAVAMVLMAALGVFVVASLFALVQGRLTAVVVQKLAFRLREQAETKLARLPLGYFDRQPRGEVLSRTTNDIDNIAQTLQQALSQIVTSVLTIVGVLVMMIWISPLLAVIALVTVPVSVLVVAVIGKRAQPQFIKQWATTGTLNAHIEEMYTGHALVKVFGRQREAARTFAEQNEALFVSSFRAQFISGTIQPAMMFIGNLNYVLVAVIGGLRVASGTLSLGDVQAFIQYSRQFSQPITQVASMANLLQSGVASAERVFDLLDAEEQQADPSPSRRPQQVTGKVAFEHVSFRYEPDKPLIEDLSLVVEPGHTVAIVGPTGAGKTTLVNLLMRFYEVTGGRITLDGVDVTEMSRDDLRARIGMVLQDTWLFGGTIAENIAYGAGDVPREKIVAAAQATHADRFIRTLPDGYDTVMDEEGANVSAGEKQLITIARAFLTEPSILVLDEATSSVDTRTEVLIQHAMTSLRAGRTSFVIAHRLSTIRDADVILVMENGRIVEQGNHEKLLAADGAYARLYAAQFAQAVAEVD is encoded by the coding sequence ATGAGCACGCAGGTGAAGCCGGCCAGTCCACCCAAACGCGGGCTGGGACCGGACCGCCGCCACGGCCCGATGATGGGCGGCGGGATGTCCACCGAGAAGGCGATGAACTTCCGCGGCTCCAGCAGGCGGCTGCTCGCCATGATGCGTCCCGAGCGCCCCGTGGTCCTCACCGTTCTCGTCCTCGGCGCGATCAGTGTCGGGCTGTCGGTGCTCGGGCCGAAGATCCTCGGCCACGCCACCAACCTGATCTTCGCCGGAGTGGTCGGGCGCCAACTCCCGTCGGGGATCACCAAGGAACAGGCGATCGAGGGCCTGCGGGCGCGCGGGCAGGGCGACATCGCCGACCTGCTCCGCACGGTGGACGTCGTACCCGGACAGGGCATCGACTTCCACGCGGTGGCCATGGTCCTGATGGCCGCGCTGGGCGTCTTCGTGGTGGCGTCGCTGTTCGCCCTTGTCCAGGGCAGGTTGACAGCGGTGGTCGTACAGAAGCTGGCGTTCCGGCTGCGCGAGCAGGCCGAGACCAAACTCGCCAGGCTCCCGCTCGGCTACTTCGACCGGCAGCCGCGCGGTGAGGTGCTCTCGCGTACGACGAACGACATCGACAACATCGCCCAGACGCTGCAACAGGCGCTGAGCCAGATCGTCACGTCCGTGCTCACCATCGTCGGTGTCCTGGTGATGATGATCTGGATCTCACCGCTCCTCGCGGTCATCGCGCTGGTGACCGTGCCGGTGTCGGTGCTCGTCGTCGCGGTGATCGGCAAGCGCGCCCAGCCGCAGTTCATCAAGCAGTGGGCGACCACGGGAACGCTCAACGCCCACATCGAGGAGATGTACACCGGTCACGCGCTGGTCAAGGTGTTCGGCCGGCAGCGGGAGGCCGCGCGGACCTTCGCCGAGCAGAACGAGGCGTTGTTCGTCTCCAGCTTCCGGGCGCAGTTCATCTCCGGCACCATCCAGCCCGCGATGATGTTCATCGGCAACCTCAACTACGTCCTGGTCGCGGTGATCGGCGGGCTGCGGGTCGCGTCCGGGACACTGTCGCTGGGCGACGTGCAGGCGTTCATCCAGTACTCCCGGCAGTTCAGCCAGCCGATCACGCAGGTGGCCTCGATGGCCAACCTGCTGCAGTCGGGTGTCGCCTCGGCCGAGCGGGTCTTCGACCTGCTCGACGCCGAGGAGCAGCAGGCCGACCCGTCGCCGTCGCGGCGGCCGCAGCAGGTGACCGGAAAGGTGGCGTTCGAGCACGTCTCCTTCCGGTACGAACCGGACAAGCCGCTGATCGAGGACCTCTCGCTGGTGGTCGAACCCGGCCACACGGTGGCCATCGTCGGCCCGACCGGCGCGGGCAAGACGACGCTCGTCAACCTCCTCATGCGCTTCTACGAGGTGACCGGCGGGCGGATCACTCTCGACGGCGTGGACGTCACCGAGATGTCGCGGGACGACCTGCGCGCCCGGATCGGCATGGTCCTGCAGGACACCTGGCTGTTCGGCGGGACGATCGCGGAGAACATCGCCTACGGCGCCGGCGACGTGCCGCGGGAGAAGATCGTGGCGGCGGCGCAGGCAACCCATGCCGACCGGTTCATCCGGACCCTGCCGGACGGCTACGACACCGTGATGGACGAGGAGGGCGCGAACGTCAGCGCCGGTGAGAAGCAGCTGATCACCATTGCGCGCGCGTTCCTCACCGAGCCGTCGATCCTGGTGCTGGACGAGGCGACGAGTTCGGTGGACACCCGCACCGAGGTGCTCATCCAGCACGCGATGACCTCGCTGCGGGCCGGGCGTACCAGCTTCGTCATCGCCCACCGGCTGTCCACCATCCGCGACGCCGACGTGATCCTGGTGATGGAGAACGGCCGGATCGTCGAGCAGGGCAACCACGAGAAGCTGCTGGCTGCCGACGGCGCGTACGCCCGGCTGTACGCGGCGCAGTTCGCCCAGGCAGTGGCCGAGGTGGACTGA
- a CDS encoding ABC transporter ATP-binding protein, whose translation MLIPLLRAHLRPYTRPIALVVVLQLVQTLATLYLPSLNADIIDNGVVKGDTGYIMSTGGVMLAVTLVQILCAAAAVYFGARTAMALGRDVRAAIFDRVQEFSVREVGQFGAPSLITRTTNDVQQVQMLVLMTLTLMVSAPIMCVGGVLLALNQDVPLSALLLVIVPVLILAVSAIIRRMHPLFRQMQERIDTVNRVMREQITGIRVIRAFVRDSHEQARFADANNSLMDVSLGVGRLMACMFPVVMVVMNLSSVAVMWFGAHRIDSGSMQIGALTAFLSYLMQILMSVMMATFMFVMVPRASVCAERISEVLDTETSVRPAASPVRRLRGHGQLDLRGVDFRYPGAEALVLSGVDLTARPGQTTAIIGSTGAGKTTLLNLVPRLFDADGGQVLVDGVDVRELDPAVLSRTVGLVPQKPYLFSGTVASNLRYGNPDATDEELWNALEIAQARDFVEAMEDQLEAPIGQGGSNVSGGQRQRLAIARLLVARPEIYLFDDSFSALDYATDAALRAALHREIGDATIVIVAQRVSTIRDADRIVVLDEGRVVGTGTHTELMDTNQTYREIVLSQLTEQEAA comes from the coding sequence GTGCTCATCCCTCTCCTGCGCGCTCACCTGCGCCCCTACACCAGGCCGATCGCCCTGGTCGTGGTGCTGCAGCTCGTGCAGACCCTCGCCACCCTGTACCTCCCAAGCCTGAACGCCGACATCATCGACAACGGCGTGGTCAAGGGCGACACCGGCTACATCATGTCCACCGGTGGCGTCATGCTCGCGGTGACCCTGGTGCAGATCCTGTGCGCCGCCGCCGCGGTCTACTTCGGTGCGCGGACGGCGATGGCGCTCGGCCGCGACGTGCGGGCCGCGATCTTCGACCGGGTGCAGGAGTTCTCCGTCCGCGAGGTCGGGCAGTTCGGGGCACCGTCACTGATCACCCGCACGACCAACGACGTCCAGCAGGTGCAGATGCTGGTCCTGATGACGCTCACCCTGATGGTGTCGGCACCCATCATGTGCGTGGGGGGCGTGCTGCTGGCCCTGAACCAGGACGTCCCGCTGTCGGCGCTGCTGCTGGTGATCGTGCCGGTGCTGATCCTCGCGGTGAGCGCGATCATCCGCCGGATGCACCCGTTGTTCCGCCAGATGCAAGAACGCATTGACACCGTGAACCGCGTGATGCGCGAGCAGATCACCGGCATCCGGGTGATTCGTGCGTTCGTACGTGACTCCCACGAGCAGGCGCGGTTCGCAGACGCCAACAACTCCCTGATGGACGTCTCCCTCGGCGTCGGCCGGCTGATGGCGTGCATGTTCCCGGTCGTCATGGTCGTGATGAACCTCTCCAGCGTGGCCGTCATGTGGTTCGGCGCGCACCGGATCGACAGCGGCTCCATGCAGATCGGCGCGCTGACCGCGTTCCTCAGCTACCTGATGCAGATCCTCATGTCGGTGATGATGGCGACGTTCATGTTCGTCATGGTGCCGCGGGCGTCGGTGTGCGCCGAGAGGATCAGCGAGGTGCTGGACACCGAGACCAGCGTGCGGCCGGCCGCCTCGCCGGTACGCCGGCTTCGTGGGCACGGTCAGCTCGACCTGCGGGGTGTGGACTTCCGCTACCCGGGTGCGGAGGCGCTCGTGCTCTCCGGCGTCGACCTGACCGCCCGCCCGGGTCAGACCACCGCCATCATCGGGAGTACGGGCGCGGGCAAGACCACCTTGCTCAACCTCGTCCCGCGCCTGTTCGACGCCGACGGCGGTCAGGTACTCGTCGACGGCGTGGACGTCCGCGAGCTCGACCCGGCGGTCCTGTCGCGCACCGTCGGCCTGGTGCCGCAGAAGCCGTACCTCTTCTCCGGCACCGTCGCCTCCAACCTCCGCTACGGAAACCCCGACGCGACCGACGAGGAGCTGTGGAACGCCCTGGAGATCGCGCAGGCGCGCGACTTCGTGGAGGCGATGGAGGACCAGCTCGAGGCGCCGATCGGACAGGGCGGCAGCAACGTCTCCGGCGGGCAGCGGCAGCGTCTGGCGATCGCCCGGCTGCTGGTGGCCCGCCCGGAGATCTACCTCTTCGACGACTCGTTCTCCGCTCTGGACTACGCCACCGACGCTGCCCTGCGCGCCGCGCTGCACCGGGAGATCGGTGACGCCACGATCGTCATCGTCGCCCAGCGGGTGTCCACCATCCGCGACGCCGACCGGATCGTCGTACTCGACGAGGGCCGCGTCGTCGGGACCGGGACTCACACCGAGCTGATGGACACCAACCAGACCTACCGGGAGATCGTGCTCTCCCAGCTCACCGAGCAGGAGGCCGCATGA
- a CDS encoding adenosylcobinamide-GDP ribazoletransferase, with amino-acid sequence MSGPTSAALGEKAAKGRGLALAVTMVTAVPVPGRWAAASVDRDTAGRAVCWLPFVGAVLGAVAGLPLLAATALVPDGTGALLGAALAVATLALATRGLHLDGLADTVDGLGSSAPAERALAIMRQPDIGPFGVVTVVLLLLVKVAALAALANHAPVAALLALAAAECVGRLGVVWATGAGVPSARPGGFGALVAGTTTRPTHLLLTSAVVAGCLAPLGWDEPRLTGALLGTLAAGLATAVAWRRHVVRRLGGVTGDVFGSVVELGAAAGLLAAVLLR; translated from the coding sequence ATGAGCGGCCCGACGAGCGCCGCCCTCGGCGAGAAGGCGGCGAAAGGACGCGGCCTGGCGCTGGCGGTGACGATGGTCACCGCCGTGCCGGTGCCGGGCCGTTGGGCCGCGGCGTCGGTGGACCGCGACACCGCGGGCCGGGCGGTGTGCTGGCTGCCGTTCGTCGGCGCTGTCCTCGGCGCGGTCGCCGGACTCCCCCTGCTCGCCGCCACCGCCCTCGTACCCGATGGCACCGGCGCTCTGCTCGGCGCCGCGCTCGCCGTCGCCACGCTGGCGCTCGCCACCCGGGGCCTGCACCTGGACGGCCTGGCCGACACCGTGGACGGACTGGGGAGTTCCGCGCCGGCCGAACGCGCGCTGGCCATCATGCGGCAGCCGGACATCGGGCCGTTCGGGGTGGTGACCGTCGTACTCCTGCTGCTGGTGAAGGTGGCAGCCCTGGCGGCACTGGCGAACCACGCACCGGTGGCCGCACTGCTCGCGCTCGCGGCGGCCGAGTGCGTGGGGCGCCTGGGCGTCGTGTGGGCCACCGGCGCGGGAGTGCCGTCCGCTCGGCCCGGTGGGTTCGGAGCGCTGGTGGCCGGTACGACGACCCGGCCCACCCACCTCCTGCTGACCTCGGCCGTCGTCGCCGGGTGCCTCGCCCCGCTCGGCTGGGACGAGCCCCGGCTCACCGGAGCGCTCCTGGGCACGCTGGCCGCCGGTCTCGCTACCGCCGTGGCGTGGCGTCGGCACGTCGTCCGCCGGCTCGGCGGGGTGACCGGGGACGTCTTCGGCTCGGTCGTGGAACTCGGCGCCGCCGCGGGACTGCTCGCCGCCGTACTCCTGCGCTGA
- the cobT gene encoding nicotinate-nucleotide--dimethylbenzimidazole phosphoribosyltransferase: MAAVNSAGNTAGSVLDRTLRAVGPPDAEAVARARARHDALAKPRGALGVVEDLGAQLAGLAGTCPPPAPEPAGLAVFAGDHGVHRQGVSPWPQEITAAMVSTFLSGGAVVNALARQAGARVLVVDVGVAADLPPAPGLLDRKVRAGTDDLSERPAMSRGEAVAAVEVGIEVADDLVARGCRCLLTGDMGIANTTPAAALVAAFTGGKPEQVTGRGTGIDDATWAGKVAVVGRALDLHRPDAADPLGVLAALGGLEHAATVGFLLGAAAARIPVVLDGIAAGAAALVARALAPEAVGAFVAGHVSAEPAARLALTALGLRPVLDLDLRLGEGSGAVLALPVIRAAAAVLTEVATLDEVATLDDVATLDDVATLDDVAAGGADGRRARRPRRILVLGGARSGKSTTAERLAGEAGTGPVTYLATGPRPTADDPEWAERVRTHRERRPPDWTTVETADLVTHLKADEPERTEPLLIDCLSTWLTRMMDEAGCFGTEHHSPAQEPVTAQDPAAALAAEVDALVAAWESTSRTVVAVSNEVGGGVVPATTSGRLFRDELGVLNARIAAASDEVWLLTAGIPQRLR, translated from the coding sequence GTGGCTGCCGTGAACTCTGCCGGGAACACCGCCGGCTCGGTGCTGGACCGTACGCTGCGCGCCGTCGGTCCGCCGGACGCCGAAGCTGTCGCCAGAGCCCGCGCCCGGCACGACGCGCTGGCCAAGCCGCGCGGCGCGCTCGGTGTCGTGGAGGACCTCGGCGCGCAGCTGGCCGGGCTCGCCGGAACCTGCCCGCCGCCGGCGCCCGAACCCGCCGGCCTGGCCGTCTTCGCCGGTGACCACGGCGTCCACCGGCAGGGGGTCTCGCCGTGGCCGCAGGAGATCACCGCCGCGATGGTGTCGACCTTCCTGTCCGGCGGCGCGGTCGTCAACGCCCTCGCCCGGCAGGCGGGTGCCCGGGTGCTGGTGGTCGACGTCGGGGTCGCGGCCGACCTTCCGCCGGCGCCGGGGCTGCTGGACCGCAAGGTGCGCGCGGGCACCGACGACCTCAGCGAGCGGCCCGCGATGAGCCGGGGCGAGGCGGTGGCGGCGGTCGAGGTCGGCATCGAGGTCGCCGACGACCTGGTGGCCCGCGGCTGCCGGTGCCTGCTGACCGGCGACATGGGCATCGCCAACACCACTCCCGCGGCGGCCCTGGTCGCGGCGTTCACCGGAGGTAAGCCGGAGCAGGTGACCGGCCGCGGCACCGGAATCGACGACGCCACCTGGGCCGGCAAGGTCGCCGTCGTCGGCCGGGCCCTCGACCTGCACCGCCCCGACGCGGCGGACCCACTCGGCGTCCTCGCCGCGCTCGGCGGCCTCGAACACGCCGCGACCGTCGGCTTCCTGCTGGGGGCGGCCGCCGCCCGGATTCCGGTGGTACTGGACGGCATCGCGGCCGGCGCGGCCGCCCTGGTGGCCCGGGCGCTCGCACCCGAGGCGGTGGGCGCGTTCGTCGCCGGGCACGTGTCCGCGGAGCCGGCCGCGCGGCTGGCGCTGACGGCGCTGGGACTGCGTCCCGTCCTCGACCTCGACCTGCGGCTCGGCGAAGGGTCCGGCGCCGTCCTCGCGCTGCCGGTGATACGGGCCGCGGCCGCCGTCCTGACCGAGGTCGCCACGCTGGACGAGGTCGCCACGCTGGACGACGTCGCCACGCTGGACGACGTCGCCACGCTGGACGACGTTGCCGCCGGCGGAGCGGACGGCCGGCGCGCCCGGCGACCGCGGCGGATCCTGGTACTGGGAGGTGCACGGTCGGGCAAGTCCACGACCGCCGAACGGCTTGCCGGAGAGGCCGGGACGGGTCCTGTCACCTACCTCGCCACGGGACCGCGGCCCACCGCCGACGATCCCGAGTGGGCCGAGCGCGTACGCACGCACCGTGAACGCCGCCCGCCGGACTGGACCACCGTGGAGACCGCCGACCTGGTGACCCACCTGAAGGCCGACGAGCCCGAACGCACGGAGCCGTTGCTGATCGACTGCCTGTCCACCTGGCTCACCCGGATGATGGACGAGGCGGGCTGCTTCGGCACCGAGCACCACTCCCCCGCACAGGAGCCGGTCACGGCACAGGACCCGGCCGCCGCGCTGGCGGCCGAGGTCGACGCGCTGGTCGCAGCGTGGGAGTCGACGAGCCGTACGGTCGTCGCGGTCAGCAACGAGGTCGGCGGCGGGGTCGTGCCCGCGACCACCTCCGGGCGGCTCTTCCGCGACGAACTCGGCGTACTCAACGCCCGGATCGCCGCCGCGTCCGACGAGGTGTGGCTGCTCACCGCCGGCATCCCCCAGCGGCTGCGATGA
- a CDS encoding DUF488 family protein: MTPTTRTTTFGHGTATADATVELLRGAGITAVVDVRTAPGSRRHPQFSRAELERWLPEHGIGYRWERRLGGFRKVAPDSPDSAWRNDAFRGYAGHMRTAEFLAGIDDLLAEVAEDSSGGTAIMCSESLWWRCHRRMIADFLQLVRGVQVRHLFPDGSVAAHQLGPGVRVRSDGLLVYDGGQASVFDDLD; the protein is encoded by the coding sequence ATGACACCGACCACCCGGACAACGACCTTCGGCCACGGCACCGCAACCGCCGACGCGACCGTCGAGCTGCTGCGGGGCGCCGGGATCACCGCGGTGGTGGACGTCCGGACCGCACCTGGCAGCCGCCGCCACCCGCAGTTCTCCCGGGCCGAACTCGAGCGCTGGCTGCCCGAACACGGGATCGGATACCGATGGGAACGCCGGCTCGGCGGCTTCCGCAAGGTGGCACCCGACTCACCGGACTCGGCCTGGCGCAACGACGCCTTCCGGGGGTACGCCGGACACATGCGCACAGCCGAGTTCCTGGCCGGCATCGACGACCTGCTCGCCGAGGTGGCCGAGGACAGCTCCGGCGGGACGGCGATCATGTGCAGCGAGAGCCTGTGGTGGCGGTGCCACCGGCGGATGATCGCCGACTTCCTCCAGCTGGTGCGCGGAGTGCAGGTCCGGCACCTGTTCCCGGACGGCTCGGTTGCTGCGCACCAGCTCGGCCCGGGCGTGCGGGTGCGTTCCGACGGCCTGCTCGTCTACGACGGTGGGCAGGCCAGCGTGTTCGACGACCTCGACTAG
- a CDS encoding ankyrin repeat domain-containing protein — protein MPTRPLPDNPSLEHLRNQARSLQRRAQAGEAEALAEFEEFDPRRDVSGGCSLSDAQFVVARSYGFPSWQRLRAHLDVVAEYSYWPRPVDADEADLPDGQDLAALADRFLDLACLNYTRDTPHRPARARDLLRAHPEVARFSLHTMAAAGDAAGLREALGRDRSQVDQGGGPYGWPPIMYLTYARLDVGSPVEAAEALLTAGADPNAGRLWQGMTSAFTALTGAFGGGEQGQPPHPQATSLARLLLGAGADPNDNQALYNRQFTPANDHLDVLFEFGLGRDHDSPWRRRLSHTYPSTTAMVEEQLRWAADHGMTARVRLLLDHGVAPDGRGYHPNYRDLTALQLATLAGEREIARMLVDAGADRGRVDAVQEFVGACVAGDRAEVERLTAVNPALPARAREQFPDAGVLVARTGRVEAMRLLLEQGFDVNAGARGDVLGPPLRRTALHEAALAGNLPLARFLVEQGADPSLRDASFDATPLGWAEHSGEAETAAYLRGRS, from the coding sequence GTGCCGACTCGTCCGCTCCCCGACAATCCCAGCCTCGAGCATCTCAGGAACCAGGCCAGGTCGCTGCAGCGCAGGGCTCAGGCCGGTGAGGCCGAGGCGCTCGCGGAGTTCGAGGAGTTCGATCCCCGCCGTGACGTCTCCGGCGGATGTTCCCTCAGCGACGCGCAGTTCGTCGTCGCCCGAAGCTACGGATTCCCAAGCTGGCAACGGCTCCGTGCGCATCTCGACGTGGTCGCCGAGTACTCGTACTGGCCGCGGCCGGTGGACGCCGACGAGGCCGACCTCCCCGACGGCCAGGACCTGGCGGCCCTCGCCGACCGGTTCCTCGATCTCGCCTGTCTCAACTACACCCGCGACACCCCGCATCGGCCCGCCCGGGCCCGCGATCTTCTGCGCGCCCATCCGGAGGTTGCGAGGTTCTCCCTGCACACTATGGCGGCCGCAGGTGACGCGGCCGGACTCCGTGAGGCACTGGGACGGGATCGTTCCCAGGTCGACCAGGGCGGCGGCCCGTACGGCTGGCCACCGATCATGTACCTGACGTACGCACGACTCGACGTGGGCTCACCGGTCGAGGCGGCGGAGGCGCTGCTGACCGCGGGCGCCGACCCCAACGCCGGGCGGCTGTGGCAGGGGATGACCTCGGCGTTCACCGCGCTGACCGGGGCGTTCGGCGGGGGTGAGCAGGGGCAGCCGCCGCACCCGCAGGCGACGTCCCTGGCTCGGCTGCTGCTGGGGGCCGGCGCGGACCCGAACGACAACCAGGCCTTGTACAACAGGCAGTTCACCCCCGCGAACGACCACCTGGACGTGCTGTTCGAGTTCGGGCTGGGCCGCGACCACGACAGTCCGTGGCGCCGCCGGCTGAGCCACACCTATCCGTCGACGACCGCGATGGTGGAGGAGCAGCTTCGGTGGGCGGCCGACCACGGGATGACCGCCCGCGTCAGGTTGCTGCTCGACCACGGTGTCGCCCCCGACGGCCGCGGCTACCACCCGAACTACCGTGACCTCACCGCCTTGCAGCTGGCCACGCTGGCGGGCGAGCGCGAGATCGCCCGGATGCTCGTCGACGCCGGCGCCGACCGCGGCCGGGTGGACGCGGTGCAGGAGTTCGTCGGCGCGTGCGTGGCCGGTGACCGGGCCGAGGTGGAGCGACTGACCGCTGTCAACCCCGCCTTGCCCGCCCGCGCCCGGGAGCAGTTTCCGGACGCGGGAGTCCTGGTGGCCCGCACCGGCCGCGTCGAGGCCATGCGGCTCCTGCTGGAGCAGGGGTTCGACGTGAACGCCGGCGCACGCGGGGACGTGCTCGGCCCACCGCTGCGGCGCACAGCGCTGCACGAGGCCGCGCTGGCCGGAAACCTCCCGCTCGCACGGTTCCTGGTGGAGCAGGGCGCGGATCCCAGCCTGCGCGACGCTTCCTTCGACGCGACGCCGCTCGGCTGGGCCGAGCACTCCGGTGAGGCGGAGACCGCGGCGTACCTTCGCGGCCGGAGCTGA